The genomic interval CCGGCGGCCTGCTCGCCGCCCATGACCGAGATTCGCGCGTTGGGCCACATCCACAGCAGCCGCGGATCGTAGGCACGCCCACACATGCCGTAGTTGCCTGCGCCAAACGAGCCGCCGATGATCACGGTGAGCTTCGGCACGACGGAGTTCGCCACGGCGTGCACCATCTTGGCGCCGTCCTTCGCGATGCCGCCACGCTCGTACTGCTTGCCGACGATGAAGCCCGTGATGTTCTGCAAGAAGAGGAGAGGAATGCCACGCAGGTTGCAGAGCTGGATGAAGTGCGTGGCCTTGAGCGCCGATTCGGAGAAGAGCACACCGTTGTTCGCAACCAGGCCGACGAGGAACCCGTGCAGCCGAGCGAAGCCGGTGACGAGCGTGGTGCCATACCGCGCCTTGAACTCGTCGAACCGGGAGTCATCGACGAGGCGCGCGATGACCTCGTGGACCTCGTACGGCTTGCGGGTGTCGGCTGGAATGATGCCGTACAGCTCACGCGGATCATATCGGGGCGGCTCCGGCGTCGTGCGATCCATCGGAAGCTGCTTCGTCGTATTGAGTGTTGAGACAATCGTCCGTGCAAGGTGGAGAGCGTCCTCATCGTTCTCGGCGAAGTAGTCCGCGACACCCGACAACCGCGTGTGCACATCCGCGCCGCCGAGCTCCTCTGCCGTCACATCTTCACCTGTGGCAGCTTTCACCAGCGGTGGCCCGCCGAGGAAGATCGTGCCGGTGCCGCGCACGATGATGGTTTCGTCCGACATCGCCGGCACGTACGCGCCACCCGCAGTACAGGATCCCATCACGACCGCAATCTGCGGAATGCGTGCCGCGGACATGATGGCCTGGTTGTAGAAGATGCGGCCGAAGTGCCCGCGGTCTGGAAATACCTCCGCTTGCAACGGGAGGAACGCACCGCCGGAGTCCACCAAGTAGAGGCACGGCAGGCGGTTCTCGAGCGCCACTTGCTGCGCCCGTAAATGCTTCGTCACGGTAGTCGGGTAATAGGTGCCGCCCTTGACGGTCGCATCGTTGGCAATGATCATCACCTCGCGACCCGAGACGCGCCCCACACCTGTGACCAAGCCCGCAGCCGGCGCCTCGCCTTCGTACATGTCGCAAGCCGCCAGCGGTGACAGCTCCAGGAAAGGCGAGCCGGGATCGAGCAGCCGTGCTATACGGTCGCGGACGAAGAGCTTGCCTTGTTGCTGGTGCCGTTCACGGGCTCGCGTCCCACCGCCCTCGCGCACGCTCCCGAGCCGAGCCGACAACTCTGCGATCAGCGCTTCCGTCCGGGCGGCGTTGGCCCTGAATTCATCGCTGCTGACCTGGACCTGCGTTTCAAGAATTTCCATTGCGTGGTTGGCATCGGCATTATATGAGGGATGGGAAACGGCCGGAACGGGGACGCCGTGCCCAGCCCCCAATCGCCGGGCCGTCAAGGGACGTCCGATGTGAACGGCGACTGGCGCGGCGAGTGCGAGCGGATGGTCCAGGACCAAATCGCCGCCCGGGGCCTGCGCGACGCGCGGGTCCTTTCGGCCATGCGCGAGGTGCCGCGCCACCTCTTCGTGCCCGCGGCGTTGCGCCAGCATGCCTACGACGATGGCGCCTTGCCCATTGGCGAAGGGCAAACCATCTCTCAGCCCTACATCGTCGCCGCCATGACCGAGGCCGCGCGTCTGCGGCAGGGCGACCGTGTGCTCGAGATTGGCACCGGGTCGGGTTACCAGGCGGCCGTGCTCGGGCGGCTCGTCGATCAGGTGCTCTCGATCGAGCGCATGGTCGGTCTGGCGCGACGGGCCCATGATGCGCTCCAGAGCCTTGGCCTCGAGGGAGTCCACCTCGTCGTTGCTGACGGCGTGGAGGCCCTTCGTCCCGGTCTGGTCTTCGACGCGGTGATCGTGACCGCTGGCGCACCTGCGGTGTCGGACCGCCTCCGCGCCCGCCTGGCCGACGGCGGCCGGCTCATCATTCCCGTCGGTCCGCTCGACATTCAGACGCTCCTCTTGGTCGAGCGACAGGGCAGGAATTTCACCGAATCCTCGCTCGGCGGCTGTGTCTTCGTCCCGCTCATCGGCCGTTCCGGTTGGTCCTCACCACAGGGATAGGATCCGAGTGTCTCTTACACGATGTGTTTCGATTTCAGACGCTGTCGCGCTTGCCGTATTGGTACTGGACACCCAGTGGCCCGTGGAGTAAGGATCGGATCTGGCCGGGCGGTTTTCAGGGTTGGCATTGGATGACGGAGAAGCGCAAGTTTCGGGTGCTGCTCATCGACGATGAGCCCACAATGGGCGAGTGGGTCTCGGTGCTGTTGAACGCCGAAGGCTATGAGGTCCGAACGGCGACCGACGGCGCGGAAGGGAAGAATGCGTTCGACACCTGGCGGCCGGACCTGGTCGTGATCGACCTCTGGTTGCCGGATACCGACGGGCTCGACCTGCTCCGCTGGTTCAAAGGCACCGACGAGGCGATCGAGGTAGTCATTCTCACCGGACACGGCAGTGTCTCGCAGGCGGTCGAGGCGATGAACGCTGGGGCCTACACATTTGTCGAAAAGCCGGTGGAGCCCGACACCCTCCGGGCTGTTGTCGAACGAGCGCTCGAGCGGCGGGCGCTCCGTTCCGAGAACCAGCGCCTTCGCCGTCAGCTGCAGCGTCCGGCGTCGTTCGGCGAGGTGATTGGTCGAGGCAAGGCTGTGCGCGAGCTCATGGAGCTCGTCCAGAGCGTCGCCGCGAGCGACGCGAACATTCTGATTCAAGGTGAGAACGGGACCGGCAAGGAGCTCATTGCCAATGCCATTCACGCGCACAGCAAGCGCACCGAGAGCCCTTTCATCAAGATCAACTGCGCGGCGATCCCGAAGGAGCTGATCGAGTCGGAGCTGTTCGGCTATAAGAAAGGCGCGTTCACGGGCGCGCTGGCCGACAAGCGCGGTCTCCTCGAGCTGGCGCAGGGGGGATCGTTGCTGCTGGACGAGATCGGTGAAATGCCGCCCTACGTGCAGACGAAGTTGTTGCGCGTGCTGCAAGAGCGCGAGTTTCGCCCCGTCGGGAGCGACCGTGTCGTGCAGGTGGACTTTCGGTTGATCTGCGCCACCAACGTGGACATCGAGGCGGCTTTGCGCGACGGCCGGCTCAGAGAAGACCTGTACTTCCGCATCAATACGATTACGATCAAAGTACCGCCGCTCAGAGAGCATGCGGAGGACATCCCCTTGCTCTGCGAGTACTTTCTCGAGAAGTACAACGCCGAGCACGAGCGACGCGTCAAGATCATTGCCCCGTCGGCGTACCATCTCCTGATGCGACACCGCTGGTCCGGCAACGTGCGCGAGCTCGAAAACGCCATCGAGCGCGCCGTGCTCGTGGCGCGCGGCAGTGAGGTGGCTGTCCACGACTTGCCCGAGACCATTCGCGACGAGGGGCCGAGACAGTCGGAGCTGCAAATCCCACCCAATTGCACATTGGCCGAGATCGAACGCATGGCCATTCTGCAGACGTTGCAGCGCACGAATTGGAACAAGCAGGAGGCGGCGCAGATCCTCGGCCTGTATCGGCCGACGCTTTACAGCAAGATGCGCAAGCATGCGATTTTCGGGGCGGGACGCGCAGCGCGCCGTCGTCCGAGCCCGGAGCTGGATCGAGGTTGACTGGTAC from Luteitalea sp. carries:
- a CDS encoding methylcrotonoyl-CoA carboxylase, with protein sequence MEILETQVQVSSDEFRANAARTEALIAELSARLGSVREGGGTRARERHQQQGKLFVRDRIARLLDPGSPFLELSPLAACDMYEGEAPAAGLVTGVGRVSGREVMIIANDATVKGGTYYPTTVTKHLRAQQVALENRLPCLYLVDSGGAFLPLQAEVFPDRGHFGRIFYNQAIMSAARIPQIAVVMGSCTAGGAYVPAMSDETIIVRGTGTIFLGGPPLVKAATGEDVTAEELGGADVHTRLSGVADYFAENDEDALHLARTIVSTLNTTKQLPMDRTTPEPPRYDPRELYGIIPADTRKPYEVHEVIARLVDDSRFDEFKARYGTTLVTGFARLHGFLVGLVANNGVLFSESALKATHFIQLCNLRGIPLLFLQNITGFIVGKQYERGGIAKDGAKMVHAVANSVVPKLTVIIGGSFGAGNYGMCGRAYDPRLLWMWPNARISVMGGEQAAGVLVTVKRDQLAREGKTLSAEEEAAIRDPILAKYEHEGSPYYSTARLWDDGILDPAETREAVALGLSMAFNAPVPDARFGVFRM
- a CDS encoding protein-L-isoaspartate(D-aspartate) O-methyltransferase, with product MGNGRNGDAVPSPQSPGRQGTSDVNGDWRGECERMVQDQIAARGLRDARVLSAMREVPRHLFVPAALRQHAYDDGALPIGEGQTISQPYIVAAMTEAARLRQGDRVLEIGTGSGYQAAVLGRLVDQVLSIERMVGLARRAHDALQSLGLEGVHLVVADGVEALRPGLVFDAVIVTAGAPAVSDRLRARLADGGRLIIPVGPLDIQTLLLVERQGRNFTESSLGGCVFVPLIGRSGWSSPQG
- a CDS encoding response regulator, whose protein sequence is MFRFQTLSRLPYWYWTPSGPWSKDRIWPGGFQGWHWMTEKRKFRVLLIDDEPTMGEWVSVLLNAEGYEVRTATDGAEGKNAFDTWRPDLVVIDLWLPDTDGLDLLRWFKGTDEAIEVVILTGHGSVSQAVEAMNAGAYTFVEKPVEPDTLRAVVERALERRALRSENQRLRRQLQRPASFGEVIGRGKAVRELMELVQSVAASDANILIQGENGTGKELIANAIHAHSKRTESPFIKINCAAIPKELIESELFGYKKGAFTGALADKRGLLELAQGGSLLLDEIGEMPPYVQTKLLRVLQEREFRPVGSDRVVQVDFRLICATNVDIEAALRDGRLREDLYFRINTITIKVPPLREHAEDIPLLCEYFLEKYNAEHERRVKIIAPSAYHLLMRHRWSGNVRELENAIERAVLVARGSEVAVHDLPETIRDEGPRQSELQIPPNCTLAEIERMAILQTLQRTNWNKQEAAQILGLYRPTLYSKMRKHAIFGAGRAARRRPSPELDRG